One segment of Curtobacterium poinsettiae DNA contains the following:
- a CDS encoding ABC transporter substrate-binding protein, which translates to MKTSRRGHLRAALLTSVTVSALLLTGCSSTGNSNDSDSDGGTAASEAWSYEDATGATVKVDHTPKRVVVLNDIALSFIEYGLKPVGTFGQLTMAKDARFKGLDTDGITQLGTAYGDIDLEQLAALKPDLVVTSVYPTDAKGTLDTKQPGYGFKDKAQEKQIEAIAPVVQVKWGGKGEDVIETIAELSESLGAKESTVDAAEERFDTAADELEKVSKEKDLSVVSMYADGDGAYVTRPTDEPSLQMYASYGVDFVDPKPEGFYWGIYSWENAGQITGDVLLLSQQGYQVADLEKQPTFADNAALEAGQVHSWTFPALDYASQADYMTKLAGWLEDSKKLS; encoded by the coding sequence GTGAAGACCTCCCGACGTGGCCACCTGCGCGCCGCCCTCCTGACCTCCGTGACCGTCTCGGCACTCCTCCTCACCGGCTGCTCGAGCACCGGCAACTCGAACGACTCCGACTCCGACGGCGGCACCGCCGCGTCGGAGGCCTGGTCGTACGAGGACGCCACGGGCGCCACCGTGAAGGTCGACCACACGCCGAAGCGCGTCGTCGTGCTGAATGACATCGCCCTGTCGTTCATCGAGTACGGCCTGAAGCCCGTCGGCACCTTCGGGCAGCTGACGATGGCGAAGGACGCCCGGTTCAAGGGTCTCGACACCGACGGCATCACGCAGCTCGGTACCGCCTACGGCGACATCGACCTCGAGCAGCTCGCCGCGCTCAAGCCCGACCTCGTCGTCACCTCGGTCTACCCCACCGATGCCAAGGGCACGCTCGACACGAAGCAGCCCGGCTACGGCTTCAAGGACAAGGCGCAGGAGAAGCAGATCGAGGCCATCGCGCCGGTCGTCCAGGTGAAGTGGGGCGGCAAGGGCGAGGACGTCATCGAGACGATCGCCGAACTGTCCGAGTCCCTCGGTGCGAAGGAGTCGACGGTCGACGCCGCCGAGGAGCGCTTCGACACCGCGGCCGACGAGCTCGAGAAGGTCTCGAAGGAGAAGGACCTGTCGGTCGTCTCGATGTACGCCGACGGTGACGGCGCGTACGTCACCCGTCCGACCGACGAGCCGTCGCTGCAGATGTACGCGTCGTACGGGGTCGACTTCGTCGACCCGAAGCCCGAGGGCTTCTACTGGGGCATCTACTCGTGGGAGAACGCCGGCCAGATCACCGGTGACGTACTGCTGCTGTCGCAGCAGGGCTACCAGGTCGCAGATCTCGAGAAGCAGCCGACCTTCGCCGACAACGCCGCGCTTGAGGCGGGGCAGGTCCACAGCTGGACGTTCCCGGCCCTCGACTACGCGTCGCAGGCCGACTACATGACCAAGCTCGCGGGCTGGCTCGAGGACAGCAAGAAGCTGTCCTAG
- a CDS encoding ABC transporter ATP-binding protein: MTAPHQHQDQHQKGHQGQGNGQLDTPVLEATALSVGYDRQPVLRDLDLRIERGTVTTFLGANGCGKSTLLKAFGRVLKPQAGEVLLDGTPIRREPNRQVARKLAILPQSPVAPAGTSVLDLVMRGRNPHQSWAKPWTAEDAAVAEEAIAATGLTEVAHRDVTSLSGGQRQRAWIAMVVAQQAQTLLLDEPTTYLDLAHQLEVLRLVRRLNREQGSTIVMVLHDLSLAARYSDRLVVLHDGGVVADGTPHDVLTPALLEHAFGLHARVFPDPVTGAPMIVPETDEHDPVPGAPTEHTDASAPTEHTEPTKTEDALASAANLG; this comes from the coding sequence ATGACAGCACCACACCAGCACCAGGACCAGCACCAGAAGGGGCACCAGGGCCAGGGCAACGGCCAGCTCGACACCCCCGTCCTCGAAGCCACGGCCCTGTCCGTCGGCTACGACCGCCAGCCCGTGCTGCGCGACCTGGACCTGCGCATCGAACGCGGCACCGTCACGACGTTCCTCGGCGCGAACGGCTGCGGCAAGTCGACCCTGCTCAAGGCCTTCGGACGCGTGCTCAAGCCGCAGGCCGGCGAGGTCCTGCTCGACGGCACCCCGATCCGCAGGGAGCCGAACCGCCAGGTCGCCCGCAAGCTCGCGATCCTGCCGCAGTCCCCCGTCGCCCCAGCGGGCACCAGCGTGCTCGACCTGGTGATGCGGGGCCGGAATCCGCACCAGTCGTGGGCGAAGCCGTGGACCGCCGAGGACGCCGCCGTCGCCGAAGAGGCGATCGCCGCCACCGGTCTGACCGAGGTCGCACACCGCGACGTCACGAGCCTGTCCGGCGGGCAGCGCCAGCGCGCCTGGATCGCCATGGTCGTCGCGCAGCAGGCCCAGACGCTCCTGCTCGACGAGCCGACGACCTACCTGGATCTCGCGCACCAGCTGGAGGTCCTGCGGCTCGTCCGGCGGCTGAACCGCGAGCAGGGGTCGACGATCGTGATGGTGCTGCACGACCTGTCGCTCGCGGCGCGGTACTCCGACCGGCTCGTGGTGCTGCACGACGGCGGGGTCGTGGCCGACGGCACCCCCCACGACGTCCTCACCCCGGCACTGCTCGAGCACGCGTTCGGCCTGCACGCCCGGGTGTTCCCCGACCCGGTGACCGGTGCACCGATGATCGTGCCCGAGACGGACGAGCACGACCCCGTCCCGGGCGCCCCGACCGAGCACACAGACGCGAGCGCCCCGACCGAGCACACGGAGCCGACGAAAACCGAAGACGCGCTGGCGAGTGCTGCGAACTTAGGTTAG
- a CDS encoding NADP-dependent oxidoreductase, which translates to MQAVRFHEVGGPEVLRTEDVEQPTPGAGQVRLRVAASAFNAADNGMRGGFLPIPVQLPHVPGYDVSGTVDALGDGVEGIAIGDAVVAFLPMELDGGAAEYVIAPADAVVAAPTSIPLADAAALPSVALTAWQALFDDGRLEAGQRVLVMGAGGVVGKYAIQLAVRAGIHVIATASPRSIEAVRAAGAHEVIDHTTTDVRAAVTEPVDVLLNLAPIDPQDFAALVDVVRDGGAVVSTTAFMATPDDESRGVRAATVFVLRNRERLAELVSMVDAGALTVEVTRRIPLTELPSLHAEAAAGRISGKVVVLAG; encoded by the coding sequence ATGCAGGCAGTACGGTTCCACGAGGTCGGCGGTCCCGAGGTGCTCCGCACCGAGGACGTCGAGCAGCCCACCCCGGGCGCCGGGCAGGTGCGACTCCGCGTCGCCGCCTCGGCGTTCAACGCGGCGGACAACGGGATGCGGGGCGGGTTCCTGCCGATCCCGGTCCAGCTGCCGCACGTTCCCGGCTACGACGTGTCCGGCACCGTCGACGCGCTCGGCGACGGCGTCGAGGGGATCGCGATCGGGGACGCAGTCGTCGCGTTCCTGCCGATGGAACTCGACGGCGGGGCGGCCGAGTACGTCATCGCCCCGGCGGACGCGGTGGTCGCCGCACCGACGAGCATCCCGTTGGCCGACGCGGCGGCACTGCCCTCGGTGGCACTCACCGCGTGGCAGGCGCTGTTCGACGACGGGCGGCTCGAGGCCGGCCAGCGCGTGCTGGTCATGGGCGCTGGCGGCGTGGTGGGCAAGTACGCGATCCAGCTCGCCGTCCGCGCCGGCATCCACGTCATCGCGACGGCGAGTCCGCGCAGCATCGAGGCCGTCCGGGCAGCCGGCGCCCACGAGGTGATCGACCACACCACGACCGACGTCCGCGCCGCCGTGACGGAACCGGTCGACGTGCTCCTCAACCTCGCCCCGATCGACCCGCAGGACTTCGCAGCACTCGTCGACGTCGTGCGCGACGGCGGTGCGGTCGTCAGCACCACGGCGTTCATGGCCACGCCGGACGACGAGTCCCGCGGGGTCCGGGCGGCGACGGTGTTCGTCCTGCGCAACCGCGAGCGGCTGGCGGAGCTGGTGTCCATGGTCGACGCCGGGGCGCTGACGGTCGAGGTCACGCGACGCATCCCGCTGACCGAGCTGCCGTCCCTGCACGCCGAAGCGGCCGCGGGACGGATCAGCGGCAAGGTCGTGGTCCTGGCCGGGTGA
- a CDS encoding transglycosylase domain-containing protein has protein sequence MTMRRAGGAALGFVGGSVLAGLLVSVGVTPVIAVAGVGTTSAIGVFESLPEDIEIGQLPQRNQIWAYRGGEPVHLANVWDQDRQELSLEQISDELEHAAVDGEDKRFYETGGVDATSVVRSLVSVATSGTEGGSGGSTLTMQLVRNIKIQQASELPTAEEREAAYEDATRRTPQRKLAEMKLAISLAKQYTKQQILAAYLNIAYFGDQTYGVQSAAQHYYGKSATDLTPAEAASLIAIVQWPERRDLSTPDHHRDNAARRNVILRSMHEQGHLSTGEYRTARLSRVADYVHLTAPQQGCEAVEVGAEFFCDHAETIAQRLPQLGTTKQQRADAWRTGGYRIQTTLDLDLNAQQKRLLDQYDPKTETRLALGATFNTVEAGTGRVLTMAQNTDHDRSSDAPRTATSLNYATDQADGGSTGFQTGSTYKMFTLLAWIEAGRSPDTVVNGTPHPHSEWTACGGPTSAFWQPKNDSPGQRGPYSVRSATAQSVNAAYQSMAEQLDLCDIRDVAEGLGVHLATGGELPWNPASLLGTESIAPLTMASAYAGIANGGRFCAPVVIDQVIAPDGEELGGQPRTCTQAVSPQTAATAFDVMQGAFRGGTASGGQTPDGATLFGKTGTTDAADQVWLVGGTARAVTAYWQGNTDGAKHNLRSFSNGQGGTYAGSRAAVWRDAQTAVNAALPVG, from the coding sequence ATGACGATGCGACGTGCAGGGGGAGCCGCGCTCGGCTTCGTGGGTGGCAGTGTGCTCGCCGGGTTGCTGGTGAGCGTCGGGGTGACTCCGGTGATCGCGGTCGCCGGGGTCGGCACGACCTCGGCGATCGGGGTGTTCGAGTCGCTGCCGGAGGACATCGAGATCGGGCAGCTGCCGCAGCGCAACCAGATCTGGGCGTACCGCGGCGGCGAGCCGGTGCACCTGGCCAACGTGTGGGACCAGGACCGGCAGGAGCTCTCGCTCGAGCAGATCAGCGACGAGCTGGAGCACGCCGCGGTGGACGGCGAGGACAAGCGGTTCTACGAGACCGGCGGCGTCGACGCGACGTCCGTCGTCCGGTCGCTCGTGAGCGTCGCCACGTCCGGGACCGAGGGCGGGTCGGGTGGTTCGACCCTGACGATGCAGCTCGTGCGGAACATCAAGATCCAGCAGGCGAGCGAACTGCCCACCGCCGAGGAGCGCGAGGCCGCCTACGAGGACGCGACCCGGCGGACGCCGCAGCGCAAACTCGCCGAGATGAAGCTCGCGATCAGCCTGGCGAAGCAGTACACGAAGCAGCAGATCCTGGCGGCGTACCTGAACATCGCTTACTTCGGCGACCAGACCTACGGGGTGCAGTCGGCGGCGCAGCACTACTACGGCAAGTCGGCGACCGACCTGACCCCGGCCGAGGCGGCGTCCCTCATCGCGATCGTGCAGTGGCCGGAGCGACGCGACCTGTCGACGCCGGACCACCACCGCGACAACGCCGCCCGGCGGAACGTGATCCTGCGGTCCATGCACGAGCAGGGGCACCTGTCGACCGGGGAGTACCGCACGGCTCGGCTGTCCCGTGTCGCCGACTACGTCCACCTGACGGCACCGCAGCAGGGGTGCGAGGCGGTCGAGGTGGGTGCGGAGTTCTTCTGTGACCACGCGGAGACCATCGCCCAACGGCTCCCGCAGCTCGGCACGACGAAGCAGCAGCGGGCGGACGCGTGGCGCACCGGCGGGTACCGGATCCAGACGACGCTCGACCTCGACCTGAACGCTCAACAGAAGCGGCTGCTGGACCAGTACGACCCGAAGACCGAGACGCGGCTGGCGCTGGGGGCAACGTTCAACACGGTCGAGGCCGGGACGGGTCGTGTGCTGACGATGGCGCAGAACACCGACCACGACCGGTCGTCCGACGCGCCCCGCACGGCGACCTCGCTGAACTACGCCACCGACCAGGCGGACGGCGGCTCGACGGGGTTCCAGACCGGTTCGACCTACAAGATGTTCACCCTGCTGGCGTGGATCGAGGCCGGCCGCAGCCCGGACACCGTCGTCAACGGCACACCGCACCCGCACAGCGAGTGGACCGCCTGCGGTGGACCCACCTCGGCGTTCTGGCAGCCGAAGAACGACTCACCCGGGCAGCGTGGTCCGTACTCGGTCCGGTCGGCGACGGCGCAGTCCGTGAACGCGGCGTACCAGTCGATGGCCGAACAGCTCGACCTGTGCGACATCCGCGACGTCGCCGAGGGGCTGGGGGTGCACCTGGCGACCGGTGGCGAGCTGCCCTGGAACCCGGCGTCCCTGCTCGGCACCGAGAGCATCGCCCCGCTCACGATGGCGTCGGCCTACGCGGGCATCGCGAACGGCGGGCGGTTCTGTGCACCCGTGGTGATCGACCAGGTCATCGCCCCCGACGGCGAGGAACTCGGCGGACAACCCCGCACGTGCACGCAGGCGGTGTCGCCGCAGACGGCGGCCACCGCGTTCGACGTCATGCAGGGCGCGTTCCGCGGCGGGACGGCGAGCGGTGGCCAGACCCCCGACGGCGCGACGCTGTTCGGCAAGACCGGTACCACGGACGCGGCCGACCAGGTGTGGCTGGTGGGCGGGACCGCGCGGGCCGTCACCGCCTACTGGCAGGGCAACACGGACGGCGCCAAGCACAACCTGCGGTCGTTCTCCAACGGTCAGGGCGGCACCTACGCGGGGTCACGCGCGGCCGTCTGGCGCGACGCGCAGACGGCGGTGAACGCGGCGTTGCCGGTCGGCTGA
- a CDS encoding MarR family winged helix-turn-helix transcriptional regulator, producing MTDAPNSLTPTQLGAYFAFTEVSSLLRHAVERQLRDVGGLSYVQFQLLARLGDAPGGQQRMTDLADGVVYSRSGLTYQAQLLEQRGLVTRGPSPDDERSTVVTITPAGRDVLAAVFPGHIEALHTLLFASMSDADVDDLARILGGAAEHLRANPPRSAGARRRN from the coding sequence GTGACCGATGCGCCGAACTCCCTGACCCCGACGCAGCTCGGGGCGTACTTCGCCTTCACCGAGGTGAGCAGCCTGCTGCGCCACGCAGTCGAGCGGCAGCTGCGCGACGTGGGTGGCCTGAGCTACGTGCAGTTCCAGCTGCTCGCCCGGCTCGGTGACGCTCCGGGCGGGCAGCAGCGCATGACCGACCTGGCCGACGGGGTCGTCTACAGCCGCAGCGGGCTGACCTACCAGGCGCAACTGCTCGAGCAGCGTGGGCTGGTCACGCGCGGGCCTTCGCCCGACGACGAACGCAGCACGGTCGTGACGATCACCCCGGCCGGTCGTGACGTCCTCGCCGCGGTCTTCCCCGGACACATCGAGGCGCTGCACACCCTGCTGTTCGCGTCGATGTCGGACGCGGACGTCGACGACCTCGCGCGGATCCTCGGGGGAGCGGCGGAGCACCTCCGGGCGAACCCACCGCGATCCGCGGGCGCGCGGCGGAGGAACTGA
- a CDS encoding GNAT family N-acetyltransferase, with protein sequence MEYSTAMLTEETWPDFAALVTRSNGVWGGCWCIGFHPDGPRGTPDPTLSHQEAKHRHVRNGTNHQVLVYADGTAVGWCQFGRPVELPTILNPGAYARDASTPPDWRIGCVFVESRHRGQGVARAAVTTALEEIRRAGGGTVEAYPEQTVERKPQRGAYLHTGPEELFTQFGFVRDRRIAKWRWVMRTTV encoded by the coding sequence ATGGAGTACTCGACGGCGATGCTCACCGAGGAGACGTGGCCCGACTTCGCCGCGCTCGTCACCCGCAGCAACGGCGTGTGGGGTGGGTGCTGGTGCATCGGTTTCCACCCGGACGGCCCACGCGGCACGCCCGACCCGACGCTGTCCCACCAGGAGGCGAAGCACCGACACGTGCGGAACGGCACGAACCACCAGGTGCTCGTCTACGCCGACGGAACGGCGGTCGGGTGGTGCCAGTTCGGTCGGCCCGTCGAGCTGCCGACGATCCTGAACCCCGGCGCGTACGCGCGTGATGCCTCGACGCCGCCGGACTGGCGGATCGGCTGCGTGTTCGTGGAGTCCCGGCACCGCGGCCAGGGCGTCGCACGTGCCGCGGTGACGACGGCGCTGGAGGAGATCCGGCGGGCCGGCGGCGGGACGGTCGAGGCCTACCCGGAGCAGACCGTCGAGCGGAAGCCGCAGCGCGGGGCCTACCTGCACACCGGACCGGAGGAACTGTTCACGCAGTTCGGGTTCGTGCGCGACCGCCGCATCGCCAAGTGGCGGTGGGTGATGCGCACCACGGTGTGA